A single region of the Actinoplanes sp. SE50/110 genome encodes:
- a CDS encoding glycosyltransferase family 2 protein yields the protein MTRTPALSVVVPAFNSAALLREFLTSFLGSTYRDFEIIVNDDVRSADETPRVVAEFRDRGLDVRYLKENRSMAQGRRRGAAEATGEVLLHLDTDMMITPGLLGECADLLAGSYDAVVIPEESFGTTFWARCKWLEKKCYDGVAQIESLRCLRRDVYDKLGGHDERMVFSEDKDLDLRVRAAGCRVGRTRNFLYHNEGDLRLSRTLRKKLGYAATADVFARVHPEAFRWQANILHRLALYLRNARYLRTHPLLYGGMWLMKISEFAFGAIGHLRGRALATVRPAVRA from the coding sequence ATGACCCGAACCCCCGCGCTGTCGGTGGTCGTGCCGGCCTTCAACAGCGCCGCCCTGTTGCGGGAGTTCCTGACGTCGTTCCTCGGCTCGACGTACCGGGACTTCGAGATCATCGTGAACGACGACGTCCGGTCGGCCGACGAGACGCCCCGGGTGGTCGCCGAGTTCCGCGACCGCGGACTGGACGTCCGCTATCTCAAGGAGAACCGGTCGATGGCGCAGGGCCGCCGGCGCGGCGCGGCCGAGGCGACCGGCGAGGTGCTGCTCCACCTGGACACCGACATGATGATCACACCCGGCCTGCTCGGCGAGTGCGCCGACCTGCTGGCCGGTTCCTACGACGCCGTGGTGATCCCGGAGGAGTCGTTCGGCACCACGTTCTGGGCACGCTGCAAGTGGCTGGAGAAGAAGTGCTACGACGGCGTCGCGCAGATCGAGTCGCTGCGCTGCCTGCGCCGCGACGTCTACGACAAGCTGGGCGGGCACGACGAGCGGATGGTCTTCTCCGAGGACAAGGATCTCGACCTGCGGGTACGCGCGGCCGGCTGCCGGGTCGGCCGCACCCGCAACTTCCTCTACCACAACGAGGGCGACCTGCGGCTGTCCCGCACGCTGCGCAAGAAACTCGGGTACGCGGCGACCGCCGACGTGTTCGCGCGCGTGCATCCGGAGGCGTTCCGGTGGCAGGCCAACATCCTGCACCGGTTGGCTCTCTACCTGCGCAACGCCCGCTATCTGCGGACCCACCCGCTGCTGTACGGCGGGATGTGGCTGATGAAGATCAGCGAGTTCGCCTTCGGCGCGATCGGCCACCTCCGCGGCCGGGCGCTCGCCACGGTCCGCCCGGCGGTCCGCGCGTGA
- a CDS encoding ATP-binding protein has translation MSNNVVSPGTELAELRAELDRERRRNTELERTVAELRTFASDVSHDLKAPLAGICGYAQLLEHLDVGYPRPAEYDEFVTEITRCTVRMRQLIDDVLTYATTQESRLHLAPIDLAALVDDLVADTAELVRPAPQVRRDALPAVRGDHGMLRRLMENLVGNAIKYVPHGEIARVHVAARLLDDDMVRIEVTDHGIGIPDGQHEAIFEELHRAHPDAYPGNGLGLPICRRIVQRLGGAIGADPQFRGGARIWFTLPLATTPGEPPVVAAPELDLSHTPA, from the coding sequence GTGTCGAACAACGTTGTGTCGCCCGGCACCGAGCTCGCCGAGCTCCGCGCCGAGCTGGACCGGGAACGTCGCCGCAACACCGAGCTCGAGCGCACAGTGGCGGAGCTGCGCACGTTCGCCAGCGACGTCAGCCACGACCTCAAGGCCCCGCTCGCCGGCATCTGCGGCTACGCCCAGCTGCTGGAACACCTGGACGTCGGCTATCCGCGCCCGGCCGAGTACGACGAGTTCGTCACCGAGATCACCCGCTGCACCGTCCGCATGCGGCAGCTGATCGACGACGTGCTCACCTACGCCACGACGCAGGAGTCTCGGCTGCACCTGGCCCCGATCGATCTGGCCGCGCTGGTCGACGACCTGGTCGCGGACACGGCCGAGCTGGTCCGCCCGGCGCCGCAGGTGCGCCGGGACGCGCTGCCCGCCGTGCGGGGCGACCACGGCATGCTGCGGCGGCTGATGGAGAACCTGGTCGGCAACGCCATCAAGTACGTGCCGCACGGCGAGATCGCCCGGGTGCATGTCGCGGCCCGGCTGCTGGACGACGACATGGTCCGGATCGAGGTGACCGACCACGGCATCGGCATCCCCGACGGACAGCACGAGGCGATCTTCGAGGAGCTGCATCGGGCGCACCCCGACGCGTACCCGGGAAACGGTCTCGGTCTGCCCATCTGCCGCCGCATCGTGCAACGCCTGGGCGGCGCCATCGGCGCCGACCCGCAGTTCCGCGGCGGCGCGCGGATCTGGTTCACCCTCCCCCTGGCCACCACACCGGGCGAGCCGCCCGTGGTGGCCGCTCCCGAGCTTGACCTGAGCCATACCCCCGCCTGA
- a CDS encoding metallophosphoesterase: MTALVRRLLGERSRRRMRWARRHTVLCAIGLLVAVLAAVVVSTPASRRLIVGPDTVTVVAVGDMACDPADPDLKRATREQGDRCRQQAVSDIAVALRPDALLALGDVQYEMPTAEAFRTVYGPSFGRLRDRTVPVYGNQEYKVQDASSFTAYFGDRILDKRGYWSQQIGRWHVVVLDSNCSAVPGGCGSGSPQQTWLDADLAATSSRCVLAAWHHPRWSTGIAGPDDRTAELYRTLYRRRVDLVLSGHEADYQRFEPLNPDGVVDPEGVRQFVVGTGGQAHYRPEGTAATGAPPGAYADYDHHGVLALTLRPASYDWAFHPLEAGRVTEDEGSARCH, from the coding sequence ATGACCGCCCTCGTGCGCCGGCTGCTCGGCGAGCGATCCCGGCGGCGGATGCGGTGGGCCCGGCGGCACACCGTGCTCTGTGCGATCGGGTTGCTGGTGGCGGTCCTGGCGGCAGTGGTGGTCAGCACGCCGGCGAGCCGCCGCCTGATCGTCGGGCCGGACACGGTGACCGTGGTGGCCGTCGGTGACATGGCGTGCGACCCGGCGGACCCGGACCTCAAGCGGGCCACCCGGGAGCAGGGTGACCGGTGCCGTCAGCAGGCCGTCTCGGACATCGCCGTGGCGCTGCGCCCGGACGCCCTGCTGGCCCTCGGCGACGTGCAGTACGAGATGCCGACCGCCGAGGCGTTCCGCACCGTGTACGGCCCGAGTTTCGGGCGGCTGCGCGACCGGACTGTGCCGGTCTACGGCAACCAGGAGTACAAGGTGCAGGACGCGTCGTCGTTCACCGCGTACTTCGGCGACCGAATCCTCGACAAGCGTGGCTACTGGTCGCAGCAGATCGGCCGCTGGCACGTCGTGGTGCTCGACTCCAACTGCTCCGCGGTGCCCGGCGGCTGCGGCTCCGGGTCACCGCAGCAGACGTGGCTCGACGCCGACCTGGCCGCGACCTCGAGTCGCTGCGTGCTCGCCGCCTGGCACCATCCACGCTGGTCGACCGGCATCGCCGGACCCGACGACCGGACCGCGGAGCTGTATCGCACCCTGTACCGGCGCCGGGTGGACCTGGTGCTGTCCGGGCACGAGGCGGACTACCAGCGCTTCGAGCCGCTGAACCCGGACGGGGTGGTGGACCCGGAGGGTGTCCGGCAGTTCGTGGTGGGCACCGGTGGCCAGGCGCACTACCGCCCGGAGGGCACCGCCGCCACCGGTGCCCCGCCGGGCGCGTACGCGGACTACGACCACCACGGCGTGCTCGCGCTGACGTTGCGCCCCGCCTCGTACGACTGGGCGTTCCATCCGCTGGAGGCCGGCCGGGTCACCGAGGACGAGGGTTCGGCGCGCTGCCACTGA
- a CDS encoding glycosyltransferase family 4 protein, with product MRILILNWRDLSHPASGGAEVYTEQVLRRWAAAGHQVTLFAAAVAGRPADEIRDGYRIVRAGSRFTVYREARRWWQRHGRGRFDVVVDETNTVPFQAHEWVDDGARTIALVHQTCEEIWHINAPPLLAHLGRHRLEPNWLRRLGGSPILAVSESTREALARFGAHDVTVVPEGYEPPHPLPHPAKEDRPTAVFCGRMVNYKRPRDVIRAVLLARAAVPGLRLWMLGGGPLLDRLADEAPDGVEFFGRVSEQDKHDRMARAHVHLAASVREGWGLVVTEAAALGTPTIAYDVPGLRDSTRAAHGIVVPPHPEAMAERLADALPGWVRRAPEPLPYGGAHSWDEVAAALLTAVEREARCPRGPMRVAA from the coding sequence ATGCGCATCCTGATCCTGAACTGGCGCGACCTCAGCCACCCCGCGTCCGGCGGCGCCGAGGTGTACACCGAGCAGGTGCTGCGCCGCTGGGCGGCGGCCGGGCACCAGGTCACCCTCTTCGCCGCGGCGGTGGCGGGGCGCCCGGCGGACGAAATCCGCGACGGCTACCGGATCGTCCGGGCCGGCAGCCGGTTCACCGTCTACCGGGAGGCACGGCGCTGGTGGCAGCGGCACGGCCGGGGCCGGTTCGACGTGGTCGTCGACGAGACCAACACGGTGCCGTTCCAGGCGCACGAGTGGGTCGACGACGGCGCGCGGACGATCGCGCTGGTCCACCAGACCTGCGAGGAGATCTGGCACATCAACGCCCCGCCGCTGCTGGCGCACCTGGGCCGGCACCGGCTGGAGCCGAACTGGCTGCGGCGGCTGGGCGGCAGCCCGATCCTGGCCGTTTCCGAGTCGACCCGGGAGGCCCTGGCCCGGTTCGGCGCGCACGACGTGACCGTGGTGCCGGAGGGCTACGAGCCACCCCACCCGCTGCCCCACCCGGCCAAGGAGGACCGGCCCACCGCCGTGTTCTGCGGTCGGATGGTGAACTACAAGCGGCCCCGGGACGTGATCCGGGCGGTGCTGCTGGCCCGCGCCGCGGTCCCCGGCCTGCGGCTGTGGATGCTCGGCGGCGGGCCGCTGCTGGACCGGCTGGCCGACGAGGCGCCGGACGGTGTCGAGTTCTTCGGCCGGGTCAGCGAACAGGACAAGCACGACCGGATGGCCCGGGCCCACGTGCACCTGGCCGCCAGCGTGCGGGAGGGGTGGGGACTGGTGGTCACCGAAGCGGCCGCGCTGGGCACGCCGACGATCGCGTACGACGTGCCGGGGCTGCGCGACTCGACCCGGGCGGCGCACGGGATCGTGGTGCCGCCACACCCGGAGGCGATGGCCGAACGGCTGGCCGACGCGCTGCCGGGCTGGGTGCGCCGGGCGCCCGAACCGCTGCCCTACGGCGGCGCGCACTCCTGGGACGAGGTCGCCGCCGCGCTGCTCACCGCCGTCGAGCGGGAGGCCCGCTGCCCTCGCGGCCCGATGCGGGTGGCGGCCTGA
- a CDS encoding Neogenin gives MDRRRLLGAVGVLTTMATSLVATPAAALSALAAPKNLTVARAADDVHQIKVGWIPVTGADHYAIDILAGDVETVLDLPATATGYTIDAPNPCTAYKVRIGAVDAAGTVANTGFWSLRALTPSAVMGMAPTRIDEGTTAVATWREPAWTGYTPLTGYHSVFTRLSDGAVLADQTSTGLSFTYPGIDPSRAYTLAVTTVNQYGACVTAKSLLDRFRPADPTDLVVKRLAEAPGTVSVSWTPPANGPAPTFYQVGYGIDKVTKTLKLDTSVTATTLALATDKAWIVEVKAYNDNGGSSAVSGSVPVFEASGSPPATDATWPSTSTVVDNGPDRTPPSITATLSQKPVNGWFRTPVTIQFTCADDSGTVAVCPAPILANTDGLARRFAGTAKDAAGNTTTTTLTLKVDQKAPSITATVLGTKNAAGWYTTAPTIHYTCADETSTIASCPADTVVSAGKADQKISGIASDKAGNTATATVVLSVDPTTPKITASVTGDVSPAGWYTTAPTVHFSCSDGTSGVVACPADVSVSADGAGQKVSGTVTDRAGNTAATSVTVNVDQAAPGVTTTVSGATANAGGWYRTAPTVHFTCTDETSGVATCPADSTAAADGAGQVLAGTATDRAGNTGSGSVIVNVDGTAPTISAAVLGATANAGGWYHDAPTVHFTCTDTGSGVASCPADIPVGTDGAGQVVTGTALDAAGNTAATSVTVNVDRTAPAITATVLGATANAGGWYHDAPTIHYTCTDTGSGIASCPADTPLTEDGTARTLTGTATDLAGNSATVTTTVSLDRVAPSIGTTISGGTANTNGWYNTAPTITFTCADDRSGVAACGTGTTVGTDGAGQKVTGTVTDRAGNTASTGTTVNLDRVAPQITATVTGSANRAGWYTAAPTVKFTCTDDRSGVVTCPADQVVTDGAAQKIAGTVADRAGNTASTGTTLNVDRQAPVVTIAGATNGAVYGPDAAPVVTCVTADAVSGVAGKATLSDYESYGKHTVICSGAVDKAGNAAPAVQLTYSVKPTIEWLIALTHKDLPRASAVTLKQLDADLMGHRWTAYTARVTALSLGAKPELTVADATTLVYWAVMLPLYY, from the coding sequence ATGGACAGAAGACGACTGCTCGGCGCGGTCGGCGTTCTGACGACAATGGCGACGAGTCTCGTCGCCACGCCGGCCGCGGCCCTCTCCGCCCTGGCCGCGCCGAAGAACCTGACGGTGGCCCGTGCCGCCGACGACGTGCACCAGATCAAGGTCGGCTGGATACCGGTCACCGGTGCCGACCACTACGCGATCGACATCCTGGCCGGCGACGTGGAGACGGTTCTCGACCTGCCGGCCACGGCGACCGGCTACACGATCGACGCGCCGAACCCGTGCACCGCGTACAAGGTGCGGATCGGCGCGGTCGACGCGGCCGGCACGGTCGCCAACACCGGCTTCTGGTCGCTGCGGGCGCTGACGCCGAGCGCGGTGATGGGCATGGCGCCCACCCGCATCGACGAGGGCACCACCGCGGTGGCCACCTGGCGCGAGCCGGCCTGGACCGGATACACGCCGCTCACCGGCTACCACTCGGTGTTCACCCGGCTGTCCGACGGCGCCGTGCTGGCCGACCAGACGAGCACCGGCCTGTCGTTCACCTACCCGGGGATCGACCCGAGCCGGGCCTACACGCTGGCGGTGACCACGGTCAACCAGTACGGCGCCTGCGTGACCGCCAAGTCGCTGCTCGACCGGTTCCGGCCGGCGGACCCGACCGACCTGGTCGTGAAGCGGCTCGCGGAGGCTCCGGGCACCGTCTCGGTGAGCTGGACGCCGCCCGCGAACGGTCCCGCGCCGACCTTTTACCAGGTCGGCTACGGGATCGACAAGGTCACCAAGACGCTGAAGCTGGACACCTCGGTGACCGCCACCACCCTCGCCCTCGCCACCGACAAGGCCTGGATCGTCGAGGTGAAGGCCTACAACGACAACGGCGGCAGCAGCGCGGTCAGCGGCTCCGTCCCGGTCTTCGAGGCCTCCGGCAGCCCGCCGGCAACGGACGCGACCTGGCCGTCCACCAGCACCGTCGTGGACAACGGACCGGACCGGACCCCGCCGAGCATCACCGCCACGCTGTCCCAGAAGCCGGTGAACGGCTGGTTCCGGACGCCGGTCACCATCCAGTTCACCTGCGCCGACGACAGCGGCACGGTCGCCGTCTGTCCGGCGCCGATCCTGGCCAACACCGACGGCCTGGCCCGGCGTTTCGCCGGCACCGCCAAGGACGCGGCCGGCAACACCACCACCACCACGCTCACCCTCAAGGTCGACCAGAAGGCTCCGTCGATCACCGCCACGGTGCTCGGCACCAAGAACGCGGCCGGCTGGTACACCACCGCGCCGACCATCCACTACACCTGCGCCGACGAGACCTCGACGATCGCCAGCTGCCCGGCGGACACCGTGGTCAGCGCCGGCAAGGCGGACCAGAAGATCAGCGGCATCGCGTCCGACAAGGCGGGCAACACCGCGACGGCCACCGTCGTGCTCAGCGTCGACCCGACCACGCCGAAGATCACCGCCTCGGTCACCGGCGACGTGTCCCCCGCCGGCTGGTACACCACCGCGCCCACCGTGCACTTCAGCTGCTCCGACGGCACCTCCGGGGTGGTGGCCTGCCCGGCCGACGTGTCGGTCAGCGCCGACGGCGCCGGCCAGAAGGTCAGCGGCACGGTCACCGACCGGGCCGGCAACACGGCGGCCACCTCGGTCACCGTGAACGTCGACCAGGCGGCGCCGGGCGTCACCACCACGGTCTCCGGAGCCACCGCCAACGCCGGCGGCTGGTACCGGACCGCACCCACGGTGCACTTCACCTGCACCGACGAGACTTCCGGGGTCGCCACCTGCCCGGCTGACAGCACGGCAGCCGCCGACGGCGCCGGACAGGTCCTGGCGGGCACCGCCACCGACCGGGCCGGCAACACCGGCAGCGGCTCGGTCATCGTGAACGTGGACGGGACCGCACCCACCATCTCGGCCGCCGTGCTCGGCGCCACCGCCAACGCCGGCGGCTGGTACCACGACGCCCCGACCGTCCACTTCACCTGCACCGACACCGGATCCGGCGTGGCGTCCTGCCCGGCCGACATCCCGGTCGGCACCGACGGCGCGGGTCAGGTCGTCACCGGGACCGCGCTGGACGCGGCCGGCAACACGGCGGCCACCTCGGTCACGGTCAACGTCGACCGCACCGCGCCGGCCATCACCGCCACCGTGCTCGGCGCCACCGCCAACGCCGGCGGCTGGTACCACGACGCCCCCACCATCCACTACACCTGCACCGACACCGGATCCGGCATCGCGTCCTGCCCGGCCGACACCCCGCTGACCGAGGACGGCACCGCCCGCACCCTCACCGGCACGGCCACCGACCTGGCCGGAAACAGCGCCACCGTCACCACCACGGTCAGCCTCGACCGGGTGGCGCCGAGTATCGGCACCACGATCAGCGGCGGCACGGCGAACACCAACGGGTGGTACAACACCGCCCCGACGATCACGTTCACCTGCGCCGACGACCGCTCCGGCGTCGCCGCCTGCGGCACCGGCACCACGGTCGGCACCGACGGCGCCGGACAGAAGGTGACCGGCACGGTCACCGACCGGGCCGGGAACACCGCGAGCACCGGTACCACGGTGAACCTGGACCGGGTCGCGCCGCAGATCACCGCCACGGTGACCGGCAGCGCGAACCGGGCCGGCTGGTACACGGCCGCCCCGACGGTGAAGTTCACCTGCACCGACGACCGCTCCGGCGTGGTCACCTGCCCCGCCGACCAGGTGGTCACCGACGGCGCCGCCCAGAAGATCGCCGGCACCGTCGCCGACCGGGCCGGGAACACCGCGAGCACCGGCACCACGCTCAACGTCGACCGTCAGGCCCCGGTCGTCACCATCGCCGGCGCGACCAACGGCGCGGTCTACGGCCCGGACGCCGCGCCGGTGGTCACCTGCGTCACCGCGGACGCGGTGTCCGGTGTCGCCGGCAAGGCCACCCTGTCCGACTACGAGAGCTACGGCAAGCACACGGTGATCTGCTCCGGTGCCGTCGACAAGGCGGGCAACGCGGCCCCCGCGGTCCAGCTGACCTACAGCGTCAAGCCGACGATCGAGTGGCTGATCGCGCTGACCCACAAGGATCTGCCCCGCGCATCGGCGGTCACGCTCAAGCAGCTGGACGCCGACCTGATGGGACACCGCTGGACGGCGTACACGGCTCGGGTGACGGCGCTGTCGCTGGGCGCGAAGCCGGAGTTGACGGTGGCCGACGCGACGACGCTGGTCTACTGGGCGGTGATGCTGCCGTTGTACTACTGA
- a CDS encoding ATP-binding protein encodes MGYAARTLVEAIPVAAAILDPDGRVLLANRQWSGGNGELYPAEGGFLTAAPGPCGAHRGVLEAVWRATPGAGAAELCCRCAEDIVHTLRVAPLTGPGGEDQRLVTVVAEQCRDTARSQFLALLSHEVTTPVTTVVAAVDLLRAQQLDQGVREIADDIHYSAKALETLTENLLDLARLETGRLTLTREPVPIRELLEGVVQPLQSQARNKGILLLAAPAPQLPATVAGDPVRLRQVLTALVGNAVKFTASGEVVVLAEPAADGSLLVTVSDTGPGIPEPQQARLFQPFTQADSSAARRHEGAGLGLALAARLVDRMDGAIEVESRPGAGALFRVRLPLPAASPDGDGQPRPLARRRVAVMAPSDRSVRALTWLLASAGAEPVPVTFADVTGALPDVDTVLWCDDAHDPAAVRRADTVIGALGPDGRALMISTTDPRTGIVRRPGVLTAPLVLRRLVAALNRERTGVRGAPVTVPPLPGGRVLLAEDNDINRTVFRRMIELMGVTCDAVPDGAAAVEAVLGGDPYDVVLMDVQMPRTDGLEATRQIRAAGSPTPILALTATDPADLALCLAAGMNGRLSKPITLPELRSALRPYLTPGADPGVDHLITRLQTGDEKSRVMA; translated from the coding sequence ATGGGATATGCGGCGCGCACTCTCGTCGAGGCGATCCCCGTCGCCGCGGCGATCCTGGATCCCGACGGCCGCGTGCTGCTCGCCAACCGGCAGTGGTCCGGTGGCAACGGCGAGCTCTATCCGGCCGAGGGTGGGTTCCTCACCGCCGCGCCCGGGCCGTGCGGCGCCCACCGCGGCGTGCTCGAGGCGGTGTGGCGGGCCACCCCCGGCGCCGGCGCGGCGGAGCTGTGCTGCCGGTGCGCCGAGGACATCGTGCACACGCTGCGGGTGGCCCCGTTGACCGGGCCCGGCGGCGAGGACCAGCGGCTGGTCACCGTCGTCGCCGAGCAGTGCCGGGACACCGCGCGGTCGCAGTTCCTGGCGCTGCTCAGCCACGAGGTGACGACCCCGGTCACCACCGTCGTGGCGGCCGTCGACCTGCTCCGGGCGCAGCAGCTGGACCAGGGCGTCCGAGAGATCGCGGACGACATCCACTACTCGGCGAAGGCCCTGGAGACCCTCACCGAGAACCTGCTCGACCTGGCCCGCCTGGAGACCGGGCGGCTGACCCTGACCCGCGAGCCGGTGCCGATCCGGGAACTGCTCGAAGGCGTCGTGCAGCCGCTGCAGTCGCAGGCCCGCAACAAGGGCATCCTGCTGCTGGCCGCGCCCGCGCCGCAGCTGCCCGCGACGGTGGCCGGCGACCCGGTCCGGCTGCGCCAGGTGCTCACGGCGCTGGTCGGCAACGCGGTCAAGTTCACCGCGTCCGGCGAGGTGGTCGTGCTGGCCGAGCCGGCCGCCGACGGCAGCCTCCTGGTCACCGTCTCGGACACCGGGCCGGGCATCCCCGAGCCGCAGCAGGCCCGGCTGTTCCAGCCGTTCACCCAGGCCGACTCCTCGGCGGCACGCCGGCACGAGGGCGCCGGGCTCGGTCTGGCGCTGGCCGCCCGGCTGGTCGACCGGATGGACGGCGCCATCGAGGTGGAATCCCGGCCGGGCGCCGGGGCGCTGTTCCGGGTCCGCCTGCCGCTGCCCGCGGCGTCGCCGGACGGCGACGGGCAACCACGGCCGCTGGCTCGCCGCCGGGTCGCCGTGATGGCGCCGTCCGACCGTTCGGTACGGGCCCTGACCTGGCTGCTGGCGAGCGCCGGCGCCGAGCCGGTCCCGGTGACGTTCGCCGATGTCACGGGCGCTCTGCCGGACGTCGACACGGTGCTGTGGTGCGACGACGCGCACGATCCGGCGGCGGTGCGGCGCGCCGACACGGTCATCGGTGCGCTCGGTCCGGACGGACGGGCGCTGATGATCAGCACCACCGACCCGCGCACCGGGATCGTCCGGCGGCCCGGGGTGCTGACCGCCCCGCTGGTGCTGCGCCGGCTGGTCGCCGCGCTGAACCGGGAGCGCACCGGGGTCCGCGGCGCGCCGGTCACCGTGCCGCCGCTGCCGGGTGGCCGGGTGCTGCTGGCCGAGGACAACGACATCAACCGTACGGTCTTCCGCCGCATGATCGAGCTGATGGGCGTCACGTGCGACGCGGTGCCCGACGGTGCCGCCGCGGTCGAGGCCGTTCTCGGCGGCGACCCGTACGACGTGGTGCTGATGGACGTCCAGATGCCCCGCACCGACGGGCTGGAGGCGACCCGGCAGATCCGGGCGGCCGGCTCGCCGACCCCGATCCTGGCCCTGACCGCGACCGACCCGGCCGACCTGGCGCTGTGCCTGGCCGCCGGGATGAACGGGCGGCTGAGCAAGCCGATCACGCTGCCCGAGCTGCGCAGCGCGCTGCGGCCGTACCTGACCCCCGGCGCCGACCCCGGCGTCGACCACCTGATCACCCGCTTGCAGACCGGTGACGAGAAGTCCCGGGTGATGGCCTGA